A DNA window from Comamonas sp. 26 contains the following coding sequences:
- a CDS encoding cytochrome P450, with product MSRFCPAYPKPHPEKASKLRMFWHARRSWMDALFERSYTMQMGEVHLPGVDLYMLNDIKEVKRVMQSEAQQFPKSHLLHESLEPLLGESIFTTNGEQWQRQRTMMNPAFAQARVNVAFPRMLGAAQSMLERLDAVDEAQPYDIEIEMTHVTADIIFRTIFSTPMQGPDAHRIFEAFARYQALAPKLMLPALFGARWLTMPWYRWQSNKASKEIRGLLQAMIKPRYEAHLKGEAEEQEDILAAFMQAKDPSTGEPFNEEELVNQVAMLFLAGHETSASALTWASYLLAQSPDIQQRAYAQVAEVAGDRLPQQADMKSFSQVWNIFRETLRLFPPVGFFARENEKSCPIRGKQLKERSTVVVAPWLLQRHRKWWKNPDAFDPDRFDREEDKEAIKHAYMPFSMGPRVCLGAAFALQEAVLILSCLLQRYEILPVDGHVPQPVGRLTIRSENGVRIKLRRRAAA from the coding sequence ATGAGTCGTTTCTGTCCTGCCTATCCCAAACCACATCCTGAGAAGGCATCGAAGTTGCGCATGTTCTGGCATGCGCGGCGTTCCTGGATGGATGCTTTGTTCGAGCGAAGCTACACCATGCAAATGGGTGAGGTGCACTTGCCAGGCGTGGATCTCTACATGCTCAATGACATCAAAGAGGTCAAGCGAGTGATGCAGAGCGAGGCGCAGCAATTTCCCAAGAGCCATTTGTTACATGAGTCGCTTGAGCCCTTGCTGGGTGAGAGCATTTTTACGACCAATGGAGAGCAATGGCAGCGCCAGCGCACGATGATGAACCCCGCGTTTGCCCAGGCGCGGGTGAACGTCGCTTTTCCGCGCATGCTGGGTGCGGCGCAATCCATGCTGGAGCGTCTGGATGCTGTCGACGAGGCGCAGCCCTACGATATTGAGATAGAGATGACCCATGTCACTGCGGACATCATCTTTCGCACGATTTTTTCCACGCCCATGCAGGGCCCTGATGCGCACCGCATTTTTGAGGCGTTTGCCCGCTACCAGGCTCTTGCCCCCAAGCTCATGCTGCCAGCATTGTTTGGTGCTCGCTGGCTGACCATGCCTTGGTATCGCTGGCAGAGCAACAAAGCGTCCAAGGAGATTCGCGGCTTGCTGCAAGCCATGATCAAGCCGCGATATGAGGCACATTTGAAAGGTGAGGCGGAGGAGCAGGAAGATATTCTGGCGGCCTTCATGCAGGCCAAGGATCCGAGCACGGGCGAGCCTTTCAACGAAGAAGAGCTGGTCAACCAGGTCGCCATGCTTTTCCTGGCCGGCCATGAAACCTCCGCCAGTGCGCTGACCTGGGCCAGCTATCTGCTGGCGCAATCTCCGGACATACAGCAGCGTGCCTACGCGCAGGTGGCGGAAGTAGCCGGCGATCGTTTGCCGCAGCAGGCAGATATGAAAAGCTTTTCGCAGGTCTGGAATATTTTTCGGGAAACCTTGCGTCTATTTCCACCTGTGGGATTTTTCGCCCGTGAGAACGAGAAGTCCTGCCCCATCCGAGGCAAGCAGTTGAAGGAGAGAAGCACGGTGGTGGTGGCCCCATGGCTGCTGCAGCGCCACCGCAAATGGTGGAAGAACCCCGATGCGTTTGACCCTGATCGCTTTGATCGTGAAGAAGACAAAGAGGCCATCAAGCATGCCTATATGCCTTTTAGCATGGGGCCGCGCGTTTGCCTTGGGGCCGCGTTTGCCTTGCAAGAGGCAGTGCTGATTCTGAGCTGTCTGCTGCAACGCTATGAGATCCTTCCGGTCGATGGGCATGTACCGCAGCCGGTCGGGCGGCTGACGATTCGCTCCGAAAACGGTGTTCGCATCAAGCTGCGCAGGAGAGCAGCTGCATGA
- a CDS encoding capsular polysaccharide biosynthesis protein, with amino-acid sequence MRLGILSKGIGRIPFLDRLAGADVLRLSCRLRSDVDAVAGWGMRPSARRAMAYAGKHGLPYVALEDGFLRSFGTGEHFPPLSLVVDDAGIYYDCTRPSALERLLCSDADVLTPDAALVFQARKTLLCAELSKYNHASELPKGLLRAGDVQRVLVVDQTVGDMSVAKGGADAATFEAMLTAALEENPQATVYVKTHPEVTSGRKGGYLTGVQPDARIVVLRDAVNPMSLIAQMDKVYVVSSTMGFEALLAGKPVTCFGVPWYAGWGVTDDMQPQHPAMLRRAGRMRSVDELFAAGYMHYSRYLNPETRQRGNAMDVIHWLERQRAIAKRFPGRMIVVGFRRWKAANVKSMLSLHTDKVAFVKDAKAAAALKPLDQDCLVCWGRVPPTGLQELALSAGVRLLHMEDGFVRSVGLGSDLIPPQSFVLDAKGIYFDPARPSELEDLLNTQNFNEQDLQRAQNVRNFIVEHGITKYNLEPNHAVRWPVDGRKVILVPGQVEDDASIRFGCDTNGVCTNLGLLQAAREAFPQAFIVFKPHPDVSSGNRKGRLDSAAALTYANHIEQGASVVSCIDACDVVVTMTSLTGFDALLRNKQVVVHGRPFYAGWGLTTDLLPVPRRNRLLSLNELVAGALLHYPLYWDPVLKGYTTCEAVLKRLLEQRSSLEKNGGLITLRLGWLRRQLRKCHVLLRSWTLAR; translated from the coding sequence ATGCGGCTTGGGATTCTCTCTAAGGGTATCGGCAGAATCCCTTTCCTTGATCGGCTGGCTGGTGCTGATGTGTTGCGCTTGTCTTGCCGGCTCCGTTCTGATGTGGATGCCGTAGCAGGTTGGGGCATGCGTCCCAGTGCACGCAGAGCCATGGCGTATGCAGGCAAGCATGGGCTGCCTTATGTGGCGTTGGAGGATGGGTTTCTGCGTTCCTTCGGCACAGGTGAGCATTTCCCACCTCTGTCGCTGGTGGTCGATGACGCAGGCATTTATTACGACTGCACCAGACCCAGTGCACTGGAGCGTCTGCTGTGCAGCGATGCCGATGTGCTGACTCCGGATGCTGCGCTGGTTTTTCAAGCCCGAAAGACGCTTCTTTGCGCTGAGCTGAGCAAATACAACCATGCCTCAGAGTTGCCCAAAGGATTGTTGCGTGCTGGTGATGTTCAGCGTGTGCTGGTGGTCGATCAGACGGTTGGAGATATGAGTGTGGCAAAGGGTGGGGCAGATGCCGCTACGTTTGAAGCCATGCTGACAGCTGCGCTGGAAGAAAATCCGCAGGCCACGGTTTATGTCAAGACGCATCCTGAGGTGACTTCGGGCCGCAAGGGGGGCTACCTGACGGGTGTGCAACCCGATGCCCGAATAGTGGTGCTGCGCGATGCGGTCAACCCGATGAGCCTGATAGCTCAGATGGACAAGGTATATGTGGTCAGTTCCACCATGGGCTTTGAGGCTTTGCTAGCTGGCAAACCAGTGACATGTTTTGGGGTACCTTGGTATGCCGGTTGGGGCGTGACGGATGATATGCAGCCACAGCATCCGGCCATGCTGCGCCGGGCTGGGCGCATGCGCTCTGTAGACGAGCTTTTTGCCGCTGGGTATATGCATTACAGCCGATACCTCAATCCTGAAACCAGACAGCGCGGTAATGCCATGGATGTAATTCATTGGCTGGAGCGTCAGAGAGCGATTGCCAAGCGTTTTCCCGGTCGAATGATTGTGGTGGGCTTTCGTCGATGGAAAGCAGCCAATGTCAAGTCCATGCTTTCTTTACATACTGACAAGGTTGCCTTCGTCAAAGATGCCAAAGCTGCAGCTGCATTGAAACCTTTGGATCAAGATTGCCTGGTTTGCTGGGGACGTGTGCCGCCAACGGGCCTGCAGGAGCTGGCGCTTTCAGCTGGCGTGCGCCTGTTGCATATGGAGGATGGCTTTGTCCGCTCTGTAGGTTTGGGCTCAGATTTGATCCCGCCGCAGTCCTTTGTGCTAGATGCCAAGGGCATTTACTTTGATCCCGCTCGACCTTCTGAGCTGGAGGATTTGCTCAATACACAAAATTTCAATGAGCAGGATCTGCAGCGTGCGCAAAACGTCCGTAACTTTATCGTTGAACACGGCATTACCAAGTACAACTTGGAACCAAATCATGCTGTTCGCTGGCCTGTGGATGGGCGCAAAGTCATTTTGGTGCCAGGTCAGGTCGAGGACGATGCTTCCATTCGGTTTGGTTGCGACACGAATGGCGTTTGCACCAATTTGGGCTTGCTGCAAGCTGCGCGCGAAGCTTTTCCTCAGGCGTTCATTGTTTTTAAGCCCCATCCGGATGTGAGCAGTGGCAATCGCAAAGGACGTTTGGATTCTGCGGCTGCCCTGACGTATGCGAACCACATAGAGCAAGGTGCGTCGGTGGTGAGTTGTATCGACGCTTGTGATGTTGTGGTGACGATGACCTCATTGACTGGCTTTGATGCGTTGCTGCGCAACAAGCAGGTCGTTGTGCATGGCCGACCCTTTTATGCAGGTTGGGGCCTGACAACGGATTTATTGCCTGTTCCTCGCCGAAATCGCTTGCTTTCATTGAATGAGCTAGTTGCCGGAGCATTGCTCCACTATCCGCTGTACTGGGACCCCGTGTTGAAAGGGTATACCACCTGTGAGGCGGTGCTGAAGCGCTTGTTGGAGCAGCGTTCTTCGCTTGAGAAGAACGGTGGTTTGATCACTTTGAGGCTTGGATGGTTGAGGCGGCAATTGCGTAAATGCCATGTTTTGCTTCGTTCCTGGACGCTTGCCCGTTGA
- a CDS encoding capsule biosynthesis protein, whose product MNKKNGFASKRVLLLQGPVGPFFWNLAKDLRAVGAIVFKFNFNAGDWIFYPSRTHSFRGELSQWPEILEQFIVRHQIDAVILFGDCRPVHACVRSLTERYGCALGVFEEGYLRPDHITFEPLGVNGHSNFDEKLAFWLRQRSKPPIDVLNNSELLHVSKEVKKVGSSYWHAAMWGMIYFFIAWLGQLFWNNALHHRKMTVRDSPWWWLSYLRKFWYRRSEKGVESLLHGAKRKKFFLAPLQVYNDAQILVHSDYEFVTDFINHVLHSFSRALRTERIDGVPEDGESIFEDIIVFKHHPMDRGHRDYSNIINLLAKRHGLQGRVLYIHDQHLPTLLKDAKGVVLVNSTTGLSALSHGAPVRVCGNALYDIDGLTFQGRMRDFWFYANKSNPDPAMLSRFRKALIELTQINGSFYRKLPDVSWKCGVALDGQMAQRLWGGGSSVDPLQWPEDMAHLDAEASLRLKPSSTLPSKSLEDVL is encoded by the coding sequence ATGAATAAAAAAAATGGATTTGCATCCAAGCGTGTACTTTTATTGCAAGGGCCAGTAGGGCCATTTTTCTGGAATCTGGCCAAGGACTTGCGCGCGGTAGGAGCAATCGTTTTCAAGTTCAATTTCAATGCGGGTGACTGGATCTTTTATCCGTCAAGGACACATTCATTTCGTGGAGAACTGTCTCAGTGGCCAGAAATACTAGAGCAGTTTATTGTCAGGCATCAAATTGATGCGGTTATTTTGTTTGGAGATTGCCGACCGGTGCATGCTTGCGTTCGTTCCTTGACAGAGCGATATGGCTGTGCCTTGGGTGTGTTCGAAGAAGGCTATTTAAGGCCTGATCATATTACTTTCGAACCATTGGGCGTCAATGGGCATTCAAATTTTGACGAAAAGCTGGCATTTTGGTTAAGGCAACGTAGCAAACCTCCTATTGATGTACTCAATAATTCTGAACTTCTTCATGTCTCGAAAGAAGTGAAGAAAGTGGGTAGCTCCTATTGGCATGCAGCCATGTGGGGCATGATTTATTTTTTTATTGCCTGGCTGGGACAGTTATTCTGGAATAACGCATTGCATCACAGAAAAATGACGGTGAGGGATTCACCTTGGTGGTGGTTGAGTTATTTGAGAAAATTCTGGTATAGGCGTTCTGAGAAAGGCGTGGAAAGCCTTTTGCACGGTGCAAAGCGGAAAAAATTTTTTCTAGCGCCTTTGCAGGTTTACAACGACGCTCAAATACTGGTGCATTCTGATTATGAATTTGTGACAGATTTCATCAATCATGTGCTTCATTCATTTTCAAGAGCACTGCGTACAGAGAGAATAGATGGCGTCCCGGAAGATGGTGAATCTATTTTTGAAGATATTATTGTCTTCAAGCATCACCCAATGGATAGAGGGCATAGAGATTACTCAAACATCATCAATCTTCTTGCCAAAAGACATGGGTTGCAAGGCCGCGTCTTATACATTCATGATCAGCATTTACCTACTTTGTTGAAAGATGCTAAAGGGGTAGTCCTCGTCAACAGTACAACTGGGTTGTCCGCATTGAGTCATGGAGCACCAGTCCGGGTTTGTGGTAACGCTCTGTATGATATTGACGGGTTGACTTTTCAGGGACGCATGAGAGATTTTTGGTTTTATGCTAACAAGTCAAATCCCGATCCCGCTATGCTTTCTCGGTTTCGCAAGGCTCTGATTGAGTTGACCCAGATTAATGGGAGCTTCTATAGAAAACTTCCAGATGTTTCCTGGAAGTGTGGTGTCGCACTGGATGGTCAAATGGCACAGCGGTTATGGGGTGGAGGGTCTTCAGTGGACCCACTGCAGTGGCCTGAAGATATGGCTCATTTGGACGCAGAAGCGTCTTTGCGTCTAAAGCCGAGCTCAACGCTTCCAAGCAAGAGTCTTGAAGATGTGTTATGA
- the kdsB gene encoding 3-deoxy-manno-octulosonate cytidylyltransferase, which translates to MNMQHALTEPTSDHYARGSTGVGKAVAIVIPARYGSTRLPGKPLADIAGKPMIQHVYERACQVAGAQAVLVATDDDRVAQAVQAFGGRWVMTSQDHPSGTDRLAEVMAQVPADIYVNLQGDEPLVRPGDVQRLVDGMLADASVAVGTLCHSIDAQEALNPNAVKVVLADNGDALYFSRSPIPYPRDAQEATYLKHVGVYAYRREVLERYSSLPQPMTEKAEKLEQLRLMAAGLKIRAFAVEPTGPGVDTPECLERVRALLEGREPKSQPTLADVRLVITDVDGVLTDGGLFYDATGECLKRFHVRDGLGMKLLEESGVRVAVLSGRDSATLRKRVADLGLTLCMLGVKDKAAACRELMSQAGVEAAQTACIGDDSIDLPAFSACGLSFAVPDAPIYVRQAASSVLQTPGGQGAFRELADAILTAQGKQNVIGSAEGYAGVMSAMAQ; encoded by the coding sequence ATGAATATGCAACATGCTCTGACGGAGCCCACTTCGGATCATTACGCCAGAGGCAGTACTGGCGTTGGTAAAGCAGTGGCGATTGTGATTCCTGCCCGCTATGGTTCGACCCGTTTGCCCGGCAAGCCTCTGGCTGATATTGCAGGCAAACCCATGATTCAGCATGTGTACGAGCGCGCATGCCAGGTTGCAGGTGCGCAGGCCGTGCTGGTTGCGACCGATGATGATCGCGTGGCGCAGGCCGTGCAGGCATTCGGTGGGCGCTGGGTGATGACATCCCAGGATCATCCGTCCGGTACGGACCGCCTTGCCGAGGTGATGGCTCAGGTGCCTGCAGACATCTATGTCAATTTGCAGGGTGACGAGCCGCTGGTGCGGCCCGGGGATGTGCAGCGACTGGTGGATGGCATGCTGGCTGATGCCAGTGTGGCTGTCGGTACGCTCTGCCATTCGATTGATGCGCAGGAAGCATTGAACCCGAATGCTGTGAAGGTGGTTTTGGCCGATAACGGCGATGCGCTGTATTTCAGCCGCTCACCCATTCCCTATCCACGTGATGCGCAAGAGGCCACATATCTCAAGCATGTGGGCGTTTATGCCTATCGCCGTGAAGTGCTGGAGCGCTATTCCAGCTTGCCTCAGCCCATGACAGAGAAGGCCGAAAAGCTTGAGCAGTTGCGTCTTATGGCCGCTGGTCTAAAGATTCGTGCTTTTGCGGTGGAGCCTACCGGGCCTGGCGTCGATACGCCCGAGTGCCTTGAACGCGTGCGCGCGCTGCTGGAAGGGCGTGAGCCGAAGTCGCAGCCGACGCTGGCAGATGTTCGCCTGGTGATTACCGACGTGGATGGGGTGTTGACGGACGGAGGGCTGTTTTATGACGCTACTGGCGAGTGCTTGAAGCGCTTTCATGTGCGTGATGGTCTGGGTATGAAGCTGCTGGAAGAAAGCGGTGTACGCGTGGCTGTGCTTTCCGGCCGGGACTCGGCCACGCTGCGCAAGCGTGTTGCCGATTTGGGTTTGACTCTTTGCATGCTGGGCGTCAAGGACAAGGCGGCCGCTTGTCGTGAATTAATGTCCCAGGCTGGAGTAGAGGCAGCACAAACAGCCTGCATTGGTGATGACAGTATTGATTTGCCTGCATTTTCTGCTTGTGGCCTGAGCTTTGCCGTGCCTGATGCCCCGATCTATGTGCGCCAGGCGGCAAGCAGCGTATTGCAAACCCCGGGTGGGCAAGGAGCCTTTCGTGAGCTGGCGGATGCCATCTTGACAGCACAGGGCAAGCAAAACGTGATCGGGTCTGCCGAAGGCTATGCGGGTGTCATGTCTGCCATGGCGCAATGA
- a CDS encoding amidohydrolase family protein, producing MIIDVHGHYTTAPAALGAWRDLQIAGLKDPSQAPSVASLKISDDEIRETIETNQLRLMKERGSDVTIFSPRASFMAHHIGDFQTSSTWAAICNELCFRVSELFPEHFIPAAMLPQSPGVDPATCIPELVKCVEQYGNVGINLNPDPSGGHWTSPPLSDKSWYPIYEKMVEYDIPAMIHVSTSCNSCFHTTGSHYLNADTTAFMQCLTSDIFKDFPALKFLIPHGGGAVPYHWGRFRGLAQEMKKPLLEEHLLNNIYFDTCVYHQPGINLLTEVIPTKNILFASEMIGAVRGIDPQTGHYYDDTKRYIEATQNLTADEKHAVYEGNARRVFSRLDSALKAKGL from the coding sequence ATGATCATTGACGTACACGGTCACTACACCACAGCCCCCGCCGCTTTAGGCGCATGGCGTGATCTGCAGATCGCCGGCCTCAAGGACCCAAGCCAGGCCCCTTCGGTGGCTTCCCTGAAGATCAGCGACGACGAAATCCGCGAGACCATCGAAACCAACCAGCTGCGCCTGATGAAGGAACGCGGCTCGGACGTGACCATCTTCAGCCCCCGTGCTTCCTTTATGGCGCACCACATCGGTGACTTCCAGACATCGAGCACTTGGGCTGCTATCTGCAACGAGCTGTGCTTCCGTGTCAGCGAGTTGTTCCCCGAGCATTTCATTCCCGCAGCCATGCTGCCCCAGTCGCCTGGCGTGGACCCCGCGACCTGCATCCCCGAGCTGGTCAAGTGCGTTGAGCAGTACGGCAACGTCGGCATCAACCTGAACCCCGACCCGTCTGGCGGCCACTGGACTTCTCCCCCGCTGTCCGACAAGAGCTGGTACCCCATCTACGAAAAGATGGTGGAGTACGACATCCCCGCGATGATCCACGTGTCGACCAGCTGCAACAGCTGCTTCCACACCACCGGCTCGCACTATCTGAATGCGGACACCACCGCCTTCATGCAGTGCCTGACCAGCGATATCTTCAAGGACTTCCCCGCACTGAAGTTCCTGATCCCCCATGGCGGCGGCGCTGTGCCTTACCACTGGGGCCGTTTCCGCGGTCTGGCGCAAGAGATGAAGAAGCCGCTGCTGGAAGAGCATCTGCTCAACAACATCTACTTCGACACCTGCGTCTACCACCAGCCTGGCATCAACCTGCTGACCGAAGTGATTCCGACCAAGAACATTCTGTTTGCCAGCGAGATGATTGGCGCCGTGCGCGGCATCGACCCGCAGACCGGCCATTACTACGACGACACCAAGCGCTACATCGAAGCCACGCAGAACCTGACGGCTGACGAAAAGCACGCCGTCTACGAAGGCAATGCGCGCCGCGTGTTCTCGCGTCTGGATTCGGCACTGAAGGCCAAGGGTCTGTAA
- a CDS encoding SIS domain-containing protein translates to MDMKAKNDTAGDALAIAQETLDIEIEALRRMRSRIDGRFNEAVEMVLAMQGRVVVVGMGKSGIIGQKIAATLASTGTPAFFVHPGEAFHGDLGMIKPIDVALLISNSGETEEVLRILPFLQHQKNRIIALTGKMESTLARHSHAVLDVGVEREACKNNLAPTSSTTNTLAMGDALAVALTVKRDFQAEDFARFHPGGSLGRRLLTRVCDVMQKVPLPVCSPDASFRDVVTSITYGRMGLTLVMDGEALRGIITDGDLRRAFGAQDDVNRLSAQQMMSPNPLTINEEVRFAEAEIFMREKEVGALVVKNDANQVTGVLQIYGLKGESSPAV, encoded by the coding sequence ATGGATATGAAGGCAAAAAACGATACGGCAGGCGATGCATTGGCCATTGCCCAAGAGACACTGGACATAGAGATCGAGGCATTACGTCGCATGCGCTCGCGTATCGATGGCCGTTTCAACGAAGCCGTAGAGATGGTGTTGGCCATGCAGGGGCGTGTAGTGGTGGTGGGCATGGGCAAGTCCGGCATCATCGGGCAGAAGATTGCAGCGACGCTCGCGTCCACTGGCACGCCAGCCTTCTTCGTGCACCCGGGTGAGGCGTTTCATGGTGACCTGGGCATGATCAAGCCCATTGATGTGGCTCTGCTAATTTCCAATTCGGGGGAGACGGAAGAGGTATTGCGCATTTTGCCGTTCCTGCAGCATCAGAAGAACAGGATCATTGCACTGACTGGCAAGATGGAGTCCACGCTGGCACGACATTCGCATGCAGTGCTTGATGTGGGAGTAGAGCGTGAAGCTTGCAAAAACAATCTGGCTCCTACCAGCTCCACCACCAATACGCTGGCTATGGGTGATGCCTTGGCCGTAGCCTTGACAGTGAAGCGTGATTTCCAGGCCGAGGATTTTGCGCGTTTTCATCCTGGGGGTAGCCTGGGGCGCCGTTTGTTGACGCGCGTGTGCGACGTTATGCAAAAAGTGCCATTGCCTGTGTGTTCACCCGATGCTTCTTTCCGCGATGTGGTGACTTCTATCACCTATGGGCGTATGGGGCTGACGTTGGTGATGGATGGCGAAGCGCTGCGAGGCATCATCACCGATGGCGACTTGCGTAGGGCGTTCGGTGCTCAGGATGATGTGAATCGCTTGAGTGCGCAGCAGATGATGTCCCCGAATCCTCTGACGATTAATGAAGAGGTTCGTTTTGCGGAAGCCGAGATCTTCATGAGGGAAAAAGAGGTGGGCGCTCTGGTTGTGAAAAATGACGCAAATCAGGTCACAGGCGTGCTTCAGATCTATGGTCTGAAGGGCGAGTCTTCTCCGGCAGTCTGA
- a CDS encoding MFS transporter, which yields MTSQTTKQNTDPKVVNVQTVLNESPFSGYQWVIFALCFLIVLLDGFDTAAIGFIAPSLLNEWSLDKSHLGPVLSAALFGLAFGALSAGPLADRIGRKTVLIIAAVVMGGASITSGLVHDLQGLTIWRFITGLGLGAAMPNAITLMNEYCPDKKRSFITNCMFCGFPIGSALGGFIAAWMIPHFGWRSLLIVGGVVPLILAFIMVVMLPESVRFMVLKNYSADRVRKIMVRIAASTCNATSFVLDDNAQRAAQVQKGPQGLRLVFSQKYLVGTLSLWVTYFMGLVIVYGLVNWMPVLFKEAGVPAGQAAVIAALFQLGGVGAIFVGLLMDRWNANLIIAAGYFLTSLGVAFIGQVLGGGVGMLVASVFVAGLLMNAAQSSMQALAAEYYPTECRASGVSWMLGIGRFGGIAGSFLVAELSRRHLELPQVFMVVAIPGVIAALALLVKNRYAGGAPSKSMVGLGGAH from the coding sequence ATGACTTCGCAAACAACCAAGCAGAACACTGACCCCAAGGTCGTCAACGTACAGACTGTGCTGAACGAGAGTCCGTTTTCGGGCTATCAATGGGTGATTTTCGCCCTGTGCTTTTTGATCGTTTTGCTCGATGGCTTTGATACCGCCGCCATCGGCTTTATTGCTCCCTCGCTGCTCAACGAGTGGAGCCTCGATAAATCCCATCTGGGCCCGGTGCTGAGTGCAGCCTTGTTTGGTCTGGCGTTTGGCGCGCTGTCCGCAGGCCCGCTGGCTGACCGCATCGGTCGCAAGACGGTGCTGATCATTGCTGCGGTAGTGATGGGCGGTGCATCCATTACCTCCGGTCTGGTGCATGACCTGCAGGGGCTGACCATCTGGCGCTTTATCACCGGCCTGGGACTTGGCGCGGCCATGCCCAACGCCATCACGCTGATGAACGAGTACTGCCCTGATAAAAAGCGCTCCTTCATCACCAACTGCATGTTTTGTGGCTTTCCCATTGGCTCGGCTCTGGGTGGCTTTATCGCCGCGTGGATGATTCCGCATTTCGGCTGGCGCAGCCTGCTGATTGTGGGCGGTGTGGTGCCCTTGATTCTGGCCTTCATCATGGTGGTGATGCTGCCTGAGTCGGTGCGCTTCATGGTGCTCAAGAACTACTCGGCCGATCGCGTGCGCAAGATCATGGTGCGCATTGCCGCCAGCACATGCAACGCTACGAGCTTTGTGCTGGACGATAACGCCCAGCGCGCTGCGCAAGTGCAGAAAGGCCCTCAGGGTCTGCGTCTGGTGTTCTCGCAGAAGTATCTGGTGGGTACGCTGTCGCTGTGGGTGACGTACTTCATGGGTCTGGTCATTGTGTATGGCCTGGTCAACTGGATGCCTGTGCTGTTCAAAGAAGCGGGCGTGCCTGCTGGCCAGGCAGCCGTGATTGCTGCGCTGTTCCAGCTCGGCGGTGTGGGCGCGATTTTTGTCGGTTTGCTGATGGACCGCTGGAATGCCAATCTGATCATTGCGGCAGGCTACTTTTTGACGAGCCTGGGTGTAGCCTTTATCGGTCAGGTGCTGGGTGGTGGTGTGGGCATGCTGGTGGCTTCGGTCTTTGTGGCCGGTCTGCTGATGAATGCTGCACAGTCCTCCATGCAGGCATTGGCCGCGGAGTACTACCCCACCGAATGCCGCGCCAGTGGCGTGTCGTGGATGCTGGGTATTGGCCGCTTTGGTGGTATTGCTGGCTCCTTCCTGGTGGCCGAGCTGTCGCGTCGCCATCTGGAGCTGCCGCAGGTCTTCATGGTCGTGGCCATTCCCGGCGTGATTGCTGCTCTGGCTTTGCTGGTCAAGAACCGTTATGCCGGCGGCGCGCCTAGCAAGTCCATGGTGGGTCTGGGCGGCGCCCACTGA
- a CDS encoding substrate-binding domain-containing protein: MSAALNGISSMATRQVLADLSAAWQAQGGEPVQIESVGGVDAAQRVQSGDEAFDAVFLASGAIDKLQAAGRVLPGSKVDLVLSSTAVAVPAAAQLPDISTEDAVRAAVLAAPSIGYSTGPSGVALQKLFERWGIADEIKPRIVQARPGVPVGSLVASGEVALGFQQLSELIHVAGIQIVGTLPSAIAIDTVFSAGVVTGSANVDAVQRLLAFMASPEAAAAKRRQGMEPA, encoded by the coding sequence ATGAGCGCAGCTCTTAACGGCATTTCGTCCATGGCAACACGCCAGGTTCTGGCAGACCTGTCGGCAGCATGGCAGGCGCAGGGCGGTGAGCCGGTACAGATCGAGTCTGTGGGCGGTGTTGATGCCGCGCAGCGCGTGCAAAGCGGCGATGAAGCTTTTGACGCGGTGTTTCTGGCCTCGGGTGCTATCGACAAGTTGCAGGCGGCTGGCCGTGTGCTGCCCGGTAGCAAGGTGGATCTGGTGCTCTCCAGTACCGCCGTGGCCGTGCCTGCCGCAGCGCAGTTGCCCGATATCAGCACGGAAGACGCTGTGCGCGCAGCCGTGCTGGCTGCGCCCAGCATTGGTTACTCCACCGGCCCTAGCGGCGTTGCGCTGCAAAAACTGTTTGAGCGCTGGGGCATTGCCGATGAAATCAAACCCCGCATTGTTCAGGCCCGCCCCGGTGTGCCTGTGGGCTCGCTGGTCGCTTCGGGGGAAGTGGCGCTGGGCTTTCAGCAACTGAGCGAGCTGATTCATGTGGCAGGCATTCAGATTGTGGGCACTTTGCCTTCAGCGATTGCGATTGACACGGTTTTTTCCGCAGGCGTGGTGACTGGATCGGCCAATGTCGATGCGGTGCAGCGCCTGCTGGCCTTCATGGCTTCGCCCGAAGCGGCAGCGGCCAAGCGCCGCCAAGGCATGGAGCCTGCGTGA